The region ATAATATGAGCTTTATTTACACCGTTATAAATTGCATCTATACATGAGTCAACTTTTGGAATCATACCACCTGCAATTGTTCCATTATCTTTATAGCCTTGTACATCTTCTTTATCTAAAGAGTTAAGAAGATTTCCCTCTTTATCTAATACTCCAACAGTATCTGTTAAAAATAGAACCTTCTGTGCATTAACAGCTTGTGCAATTTTTGAAGCAGCTACATCTGCATTGATATTGTATCCAGGGTGATTTGGTTCTGCACTATCTGCAATTGGAGCAATTACAGGAATAAATCCCTCTTTTACTAGGTTATTAATCATTGTGCCATTAACTTCTGTAATAACACCTGTATAACCAAACTTGCCATCATCTTTTGGTTTAGCTTTTATAATTGCAGAATCTTTTCCTGATATACCAATAGCTTTTGCACCATGATAATTTAAAAGTGAAGTGATATTTTTATTTATTTCACCAGAAAGAACCATCTCTACAACTCTCATTGTTTCTTCAGAGGTAACTCTGTGTCCATCAACAAACTCTGAATGAATCTCTAATTTATCTAAAAGTTCTGAAATTCTTGCTCCTCCACCATGAACAATAATAGGTTTAATACCTACAAGTGAAAGAAGAACAATATCTTCAGCAAATTTTTCTTTTAATTCTGGGCTTGTTTGTGCTGATCCACCATATTTAATCACAATAGTTTTTCCATAAAACTTTTTTATATGTGGAATAGCATCTAGTAGTGTTTGTACTTTATGTTGTTTTTTTTGCATAGAAAATCCTAGTACTATTTTAGAAAGGGCGATTATATCTAAAATTTACTTAGATTTATTTTGAAGTTCAAATATAGATTTTGTAAATCTAACTACTGTATTTCTCCCATTATTTTTTGCTTTATAAAGTGCTAAATCGGCAAATCTAATTGCTTCTTTAATATCATCTGTATCTTTTGGATACATAGAAACACCTATACTTAAAGTTTTTCTAACTGTTGCCATTCCACCTGTAGGGATTTCTGCTTTAGAAAAATTCATTCTAATTTTTTGTGCTACTTCGATAATTGATTCTTCATCACAATTATAAAGAAGAATCATAAACTCTTCTCCACCATATCTAATTGCAATATCAGATTCTCTAATATTGTCATTTAAAATCTCAGCTACAATTTTAATTGCATTATCTCCAATCTCATGTCCATAAGTATCATTTATAATTTTGAAGAAATCAATATCTAACATTAAAATACCGTATTCAATCTCTAATCTATTTGTTTGAGCTGTAATTTTTGGAACTATATCTTCTAAATATTTTCTGTTGAATAGTCCAGTTAAGGCATCTGTTTGTGCATTTTTTTCAAGTATATGCATCAGTTTTTTACTTACAATTACTGTTTTTGCCACATCAACATAATCTTGAATATATGGTGTTAGGTTCTGAACTCTTTCAATCTCTTTTTCACTTTCTGTAAATATAGAGATAATAAGATCTAGCTCATTTGAAATTGAGTATGGAATACAGAAATAATTGTATTTATCACATGTATGACA is a window of Halarcobacter sp. DNA encoding:
- the argB gene encoding acetylglutamate kinase yields the protein MQKKQHKVQTLLDAIPHIKKFYGKTIVIKYGGSAQTSPELKEKFAEDIVLLSLVGIKPIIVHGGGARISELLDKLEIHSEFVDGHRVTSEETMRVVEMVLSGEINKNITSLLNYHGAKAIGISGKDSAIIKAKPKDDGKFGYTGVITEVNGTMINNLVKEGFIPVIAPIADSAEPNHPGYNINADVAASKIAQAVNAQKVLFLTDTVGVLDKEGNLLNSLDKEDVQGYKDNGTIAGGMIPKVDSCIDAIYNGVNKAHIIDGRVEHSILLELFTSDGVGTQFLRKDNPNNGIDMEKLLND